The Apis mellifera strain DH4 linkage group LG16, Amel_HAv3.1, whole genome shotgun sequence genome has a segment encoding these proteins:
- the LOC102654520 gene encoding putative uncharacterized protein DDB_G0282133, with protein sequence MKGIITILLIFSIDAYTHGAPFDESAEWVSAIGKLGREQNSKERNPFVWMQNSERKRNGSNVEYLQWFVKNWKDNGEKNRKKDREKVSLNLSRLKNKSDSFDISSDSEQTKLRILSGQKKWNSVGKNSNEEQEEKEEEEESIEKMSDELSIRKKRYSGEKDSRERNSDKNDHRENNNFSESWNMTDETDSSSFERSNKYFDSRKKKRKRDSEEYDSRKSSSSGSSSWEFDSDEEKFNDYLKDLLKENQHYEEITEMLKNYKTNVYYERLYEWNKVKYLEWRKNIKLKNKILDEKENLSMEILRKICNVSTNIKRKEQENRLKDCVGSYISTKDKFKFTTDLSLVHFQDTNIKTDGEKSHPNRSSDNGHIHIEGMKNSSTNEEKSFDNGNRGATIDDEQKEKKEQQQETKSSSRKDEIDNDEKPTDRNLDNLTQLIWSSRIGTEERTVTTKDENLTNFENDTNRSEESNVIWSTIPHKYLQTESSEASKNRSTIFEESNSNVRDNDRNNDLNKNTIPSNNGNEYIRQFDNTESNGSEDLNINESTVISANQQTISRSTSRIEASTIWAKDGLTTISSIKFETIDNNDNFTTSSDINFTIATSNDINNNESFNSYNNVQPNTSSDKSNELRNKETIEASSRIPDTSSLSSVYQIENSQVATSMISTDTNNEQTATSTSQTINSSDFRDKDQMMETWNQKSGTNYVDNVSITANINIEINTVRTENETNTLDSSVANTQTASNSTVEKVLSIETLSPESEIIFIDISSNNEKADTDKVSGILENKSTTDANGWTNPGNSESSTARENEETTINYQIDDSIVTRKKEEAEVSNDWQTIFRGNNSNEQNVSVITIESNKTLIQDDNLIITDINEQTDSIVETISDNESTTKDAQIILSFSQTEKFDIFKTERSIDDQSKTTDFLNVTNNGNNETDENSTSIDESTIEKEEITTLSSENFIATEITMTQTISSQLPEIIIGTGDDIFENRTENENIDKITTLENLQTTSFSMQTEKSNTGETKGRLSIQTGTDSTAFTNEIEEIEAFSSNSKNFSVTEAELTTVKLSSKLENEFVTLENIETTSSFLQTLSNRSEANEPIEASSTRTEMILVDNSTIVSINVNDRTNKANNNLKDNEKSTSSVDKTDSNKFTTLKDIESDYSSNEYDNTTEAKAQTVKLEIIVSDINGTKMDNFIIIDSSNILDLFNVPTGNVKINSNVKEPNTPITDTQIYNTVISKAVTSAELIINSNPEPLVNEMPIKRGKLSVKKVDIN encoded by the exons ATGAAag GTATCATTACCATTTTGCTCATCTTCTCCATTGACGCTTATACGCATGGCGCTCCTTTCGATGAATCGGCGGAATGGGTGTCCGCGATTGGAAAACTCGGAAGAGAACAAAATTCGAAGGAGAGGAATCCATTCGTTTGGATGCAGAATTCTGAGCGGAAAAGAAATGGATCGAACGTGGAATATCTACAATGGttcgtgaaaaattggaaagataaCGGCgagaagaatagaaagaaagataggGAGAAAGTTTCTTTAAACTTATCACGGTTAAAAAACAAGTCTGATTCTTTCGATATCAGTTCCGATTCCGAACAAacaaaattgagaattttatcTGGTCAGAAGAAATGGAATTCCGtggggaaaaattcgaatgaagagcaagaagagaaagaagaagaggaagaatctATAGAGAAAATGTCTGACGAGTTAAgtattcgtaaaaaaagatattccgGCGAAAAAGATTCTCGTGAAAgaaattctgataaaaatgatcatcgtgaaaataataatttttccgaaTCTTGGAATATGACGGATGAAACTGATTCGAGTTCGTTTGaaagatcaaataaatattttgattcgagaaaaaaaaaaaggaaacgcgaTTCAGAGGAATACGATAGTCGCAAAAGTTCGAGTTCTGGTTCCAGTTCGTGGGAGTTTGATAGCGATGaggaaaaattcaatgattatttaaaagatttgttAAAGGAAAACCAACATTATGAGGAAATAAccgaaatgttgaaaaattacaaaacaaaTGTTTATTACGAGAGATTGTACGAATGGAATAAAGTCAAGTATCTGGAAtggaggaaaaatataaaattgaagaataaaatattggacgaaaaggaaaatttaagtATGGAGATATTAAGGAAAATTTGTAATGTATCAACCAACATTAAACGTAAAGAACaagaaaatcgattaaaagacTGCGTAGGATCTTACATATCTACgaaggataaatttaaatttacaacggATTTATCATTGGTCCATTTTCAAGATACGAATATTAAAACAG ATGGTGAAAAATCGCATCCTAACAGAAGTTCCGATAATGGACATATACATATCgaaggaatgaaaaattcttcgacaaacgaagaaaaatctttcgataatGGAAACAGAGGTGCAACTATTGACGatgaacaaaaagaaaaaaaagaacaacaaCAAGAAACAAAGTCTAGTTCGCGAAAAGATGAGATAGATAATGATGAGAAGCCAACTGATCGAAATCTTGATAATTTAACACAATTAATATGGTCTTCACGGATTGGGACAGAAGAAAGAACAGTAACAACGAAAGATGAAAACTTGACAAATTTTGAGAACGATACGAATAGATCGGAAGAATCAAATGTAATTTGGAGTACAATTcctcataaatatttacaaactgAATCTTCTGAAgcatcgaaaaatcgatcgacgattttcgaagaatcgaattcGAATGTTAGAGATAATGATCGAAACAACGATTTGAATAAGAATACAATACCGAGCAATAatggaaatgaatatatacgACAATTCGACAATACCGAATCAAATGGATCAgaggatttaaatattaatgaatccaCAGTGATTTCAGCAAATCAACAAACAATTTCCCGATCAACTTCACGAATCGAAGCTTCTACGATATGGGCGAAAGATGGATTAACTACAATATCGAGTATCAAATTCGAAACAAttgataataacgataattttaCTACATCTAGCGACATTAACTTTACAATTGCAACAAGcaacgatataaataataatgaatcgtTCAATAGCTATAATAACGTACAGCCAAATACTAGTTCCGATAAGTCTAacgaattaagaaataaagaaacgatAGAAGCATCGAGTAGGATACCAGATACATCATCGTTATCGTCTGTAtatcaaatagaaaattctcAAGTAGCAACTTCAATGATATCTACAGATACGAATAACGAGCAAACAGCAACTTCTACTTCGCAAACCATAAATTCTAGCGATTTTAGAGATAAAGATCAGATGATGGAAACGTGGAATCAAAAATCGGGAACAAATTATGTCGATAATGTTTCGATTACagcgaatattaatattgaaatcaatacTGTTCGGactgaaaatgaaacgaatactCTTGATTCGAGTGTAGCAAATACTCAAACAGCTTCAAATTCGACGGTAGAAAAAGTACTATCGATTGAAACCTTAAGTCCCGaatcagaaataatatttatcgatatatcgagtaataatgaaaaagctGATACGGATAAAGTAAGCggtattttggaaaataaatcaacTACCGATGCTAATGGATGGACAAATCCAGGTAACAGCGAATCATCGACTGCAAGagaaaacgaagaaacgacgataaattatcaaattgatGATTCGATTGtgacaagaaaaaaagaagaagctgAAGTGTCAAACGATTGGCAAACGATTTTTCGTGGCAATAACAGCAACGAACAGAATGTTAGCGTAATtacaatcgaatcgaataaaactttgatacaagatgataatttaattattaccgATATTAATGAACAAACAGATTCAATTGTTGAAACGATAAGTGATAATGAATCTACTACGAAAGAtgcacaaataatattatctttctccCAAACTGAAAAGTTTGATATATTCAAAAcggaacgatcgatcgatgatcaATCTAAAACTACCGATTTTCTCAACGTCACGAATAATGGAAACAATGAAACTGATGAGAATTCTACCAGTATTGACGAATCAAcgatcgaaaaagaagaaataacgaCACTTTCTtcggaaaattttattgctacCGAAATAACGATGACTCAAACAATATCTTCGCAATTACCAGAAATAATTATCGGAACTGGTgacgatatatttgaaaatagaactgaaaatgagaatattgataaaattacaactttggaaaatttacaaaCAACATCGTTTTCTATGCAAACTGAAAAATCTAATACAGGTGAAACGAAAGGAAGATTATCTATCCAAACGGGAACAGATTCAACCGCTTTCACAAATGAAATAGAGGAAATAGAAGCATTTTCTTcgaatagtaaaaattttagcGTTACGGAAGCAGAATTGACAACTgtaaaattatcttcaaagttagaaaatgaattcgtaactttagaaaatatagaaacaacATCGTCTTTTCTTCAGACGCTTTCGAATAGATCTGAAGCAAACGAACCGATCGAAGCATCGAGTACTCGGACTGAAATGATTCTTGTTGATAACAGCACTATTGTATCGATTAATGTAAACGATAGAACAAACAaagcgaataataatttgaaagataatgaaaaatcaactAGTAGTGTTGATAAAAcagattcaaataaatttacaacttTGAAAGATATCGAATCTGATTATTCGTCCAATGAATATGATAATACTACAGAAGCGAAAGCTCAAACTGTAAAACTAGAAATAATCGTTTCTGATATCAATGGCACTAAAATGgataatttcataatcattGATAGTAGCAATATTTTGGATCTTTTCAATGTACCAACTGGCaacgtgaaaataaattccaatgtTAAAGAGCCAAATACACCAATAACGGAtactcaaatatataatacagtgATTTCAAAAGCAGTTACATCAgctgaattaattataaattcaaatcccGAACCTCTTGTAAATGAAATGCCTATTAAGCGAGGAAAATTATCGGTAAAGAAagtcgatattaattaa
- the LOC725566 gene encoding succinate dehydrogenase [ubiquinone] cytochrome b small subunit, mitochondrial, with product MILKSVASPSIFHKVRQLESFSKTTLFANSCKLLQFTRKSSNFAIFKQCLNSSLNKNERQLLKFPTNTIILNTEITRKTSTTASDHVRMWILEKIASAALPVIIPVALTMENVICDGLMSLLIVIHMHWGLEAIITDYARPRVVGPLLPKLLHLSLIFLSAITLCGLFLLINNGPGVSKAIKEAWAIGKEPPPNDDSNPNE from the exons atgattttaaaaagtgtAGCATCTCCTAGCATTTTTCATAAGGTTAGACAGTTAG aaTCATTTTCTAAAACTACACTTTTTGCAAATTCGTGtaaattgttacaatttaCTAGAAAGTCTTCTAATTTTGCCATTTTTAAGCAATGTTTAAATTCTAgtctgaataaaaatgaaagacaATTATTGaag tttccAACAAATACCATCATTCTAAATACAGAAATAACTCGCAAAACAAGTACAACTGCAAGTGATCATGTACGTATGtggattttagaaaaaattgctTCAGCAGCACTTCCAGTTATAATACCTGTTGCTTTAACGATGGAAAATGTTATCTGTGATGGTTTAATGTccttattaattgtaatacatATGCATTG gGGTCTGGAAGCTATTATTACAGATTATGCACGTCCTAGAGTTGTTGGACCACTATTACCAAAACTTTTGCATCTTTCATTGATTTTCCTCTCAGCAATTACATTATGtggattatttttacttataaataatggTCCTGGTGTTTCAAAAGCTATTAAAGAAGCTTGGGCTATTGGCAAAGAACCACCTCCTAATGATGATTCCAATcctaatgaataa
- the LOC102654640 gene encoding pseudouridylate synthase 7 homolog — MSETVNKNIDSENNFKDRNIKQEFVQENKYDKYKKNFKKYRSPNYYGKNRYSYNNEFRNDNFGKKSFKRNWSSLKSNGKRKKLEVGNRLKECDVGIIEFIGNEGFFGVIKERYTDFHVNEIALDGQIVKLTNQDILSDGEENENLEDLKKIIQSDTIWDQLQGLKESDQSTIEIDVTNMSKDQRRAIHRIAKTIKNVISQTIDKENKKIMMILPNKKNSNTSHNFRKDDRIDWKKRGEYCYFLLHKVNMDTMDALNQLAMNLYLRPNNFTYAGTKDRRAWTTQWVSVRKVTPKDILKAAKNVHGAYVGNFKFGTESLKLGMLNGNCFRIALRNVNGTDDQIEKTMISLRNHGFINYYGLQRFGTVAAIPTYEIGKALLQGKWNQAIELILKPREGEQDEDLIEARKIYETTKDACSAYKRIKRCDKIEAALLKGLCTSGNNNPQGALDSIPRNARLMYIHAYQSFVWNHMVSRRIKEFGKNPIVGDLVYENNIKENDNEEQFIYDNENEVITEINAEELDQKINELDAGSNLKIKIEEFTKILEKSPNTSIKEVTNAAECCLKIDENEKQSEISNNLPPVKILEENDLSNYTLADVLMPQVGWRVTYPPYAKPWFDEFLAKDGLTTDLRQRNKKYSLGGAYRKILEIPSNLSWKIMHYTEKHSDLIMCDIDEMRKSSPPKDDPKGKFKAIIIQMSLKPSTYATMALREILKSDTSPQAQAAHSAACNAEMNNLKTSKNDTESEDESKSNNSEKYPKIEEQKLKDDKMEISDTV, encoded by the exons atgtcTGAAacggtaaataaaaatattgattccgagaataattttaaagatcgtaatattaaacaagaatttgtacaagaaaataaatatgacaaatataaaaaaaacttcaaaaaatatcgatcacctaattattatggaaaaaatagatattcataTAACAATG aatttcgaaatgataattttggtaaaaaatcatttaaacgCAATTGGTCGAGTTTGAAATCAaatggaaaaaggaagaaattggaAGTGGGAAATCGGCTAAAAGAATGCGATGTTggtattatagaatttataggaAATGAAGGTTTTTTTGGTGTTATCAAAGAAAGATATACGGATTTTCATGTTAACGAAATTGCTCTTGATGgacaaattgttaaattaacaaatcaaGACATTTTATCAGATGGAGAAGAAAATGAGAATctagaagatttaaaaaaaattatacaatcagATACAATTTGGGATCAGTTACAGGGATTGAAAGAATCGGATCAATCTACTATAGAAATTGATGTGACAAATATGAGTAAAGATCAACGAAGAGCGATTCATAGAATTGCTAAAACAATAAAGAATGTTATCAGTCAAActatagataaagaaaataaaaaaatcatgatgATTTTgccaaataagaaaaatagtaataCTA gtcacaattttcgaaaagatgaTAGGATAGAttggaagaaaagaggagaatactgttattttttgttacataAAGTAAATATGGATACAATGGATGCTTTAAATCAATTAGCCATGAATTTATACTTGAGGCCAAATAATTTCACTTATGCTGGAACAAAGGATCGTAGGGCATGGACTACTCAATGGGTTAGCGTTAGAAAGGTTACAcctaaagatatattaaaagcaGCAAAGAACGTACATGGAGCATATGTagggaattttaaatttggaacAGAATCATTAAAACTAGGCATGTTGAATGGTAATTGCTTTAGAATTGCTTTGAGAAATGTTAATGGGACAGAtgatcaaattgaaaaaacaatgatttctttaagaaatcatggatttataaattattatggcTTACAAAGATTTGGTACTGTAGCTGCTATTCCAACTTATGAAATAGGCAAAGCTTTACTTCaag gtaAATGGAATCAAgctattgaattaattttgaaacccAGAGAAGGAGAACAAGATGAAGATTTAATAGAAGctagaaaaatatacgaaacaaCTAAAGATGCATGTTCTGCATACAAAAGGATTAAAAGATGTGATAAAATAGAGGCTGCACTTTTAAAAGGTCTTTGTACATCTGGTAATAATAATCCTCAAGGTGCTTTGGATTCAATACCAAGAAATGCTCGTTTAATGTATATTCATGCCTATCAAAGTTTTGTATGGAATCATATGGTAtcaagaagaataaaagaatttggaAAGAATCCTATAGTGGGAGATTtagtatatgaaaataatataaaagaaaatgataatgaagaacaatttatttacgatAATGAAAACGAAGTCATAACTGAGATTAATGCGGAAGAActtgatcaaaaaataaatgaacttGATGCCggatcaaatttgaaaataaaaatcgaggaatttactaaaattttagaaaaatcacCAAATACTTCAATTAAAGAAGTAACGAATGCTGCGGAATGTTGTCTTAAAATTGACGAGAATGAAAAACAAagtgaaatttcaaataatctaCCACCGGTAAAAATACtcgaagaaaatgatttatcaaattatacttTGGCAGATGTATTAATGCCACAAGTTGGTTGGAGAGTTACATATCCACCTTATGCCAAACCATggttcgatgaatttttagcAAAAGACGGCTTAACTACCGATTTGAGGCAGaggaataa aaaatatagtTTAGGAGGtgcttatagaaaaatattagaaattcctTCAAATTTATCTTGGAAAATTATGCATTACACAGAGAAGCATAGCGATCTTATTATGTGCGATATTGATGAAATGAGAAAATCATCACCCCCAAAAGATGATCCAA aaggAAAATTCAAAGccataataatacaaatgtcTTTGAAACCTTCTACGTACGCAACTATGGCATtacgtgaaattttaaaatctgataCTTCTCCACAAGCACAAGCTGCTCATTCTGCCGCGTGTAATgcagaaatgaataatttaaaaacttcaaaaaatGATACAGAGAGCGAAGATGAGagtaaatctaataattcagAAAAGTATCCTAAAATCGaagaacaaaaattgaaagatgataaaatggaaatatcaGATACAGTATGA
- the LOC411607 gene encoding pterin-4-alpha-carbinolamine dehydratase, with protein sequence MSILTRMRFTNGGEMIFSLSRKKIFHIFGQRGIYTPVLKKEKMGKLTQEEREKDLKPLLFNNWSVQQDRDAIYKEFLFKNFNQAFGFMTKVALQAEKMNHHPEWFNVYNKVNITLSSHDVNGLSQRDIKLASFIDNIAKMEEN encoded by the exons atgtcgaTTCTTACGCGCATGCGATTTACGAATGGTGGGGAAATGATATTTTCCCTTTCTCGGAAAAagatattccatatttttggTCAAAGAGGAATATATACTcctgttttaaaaaaagaaaaaatg GGAAAACTTACTCAAgaagaacgagagaaagatttaaaaccattattatttaacaattggtCTGTGCAACAAGATAGAGATGCTAtttacaaagaatttttatttaaaaatttcaatcag GCATTTGGTTTTATGACCAAAGTTGCATTGCAAGcagaaaaaatgaatcatcATCCTGAATGGTTTAATGTTTACAATAAAGTAAACATTACTTTATCTTCTCACGATGTTAATGGTTTATCACAAAGAGATATTAAGCTTGCATCTTTTATAGATAACATTgctaaaatggaagaaaactaa
- the LOC102654597 gene encoding zinc finger protein 239-like → MKNYIRLIGEKPHGCTVCGKMFSTSSSLNTHVRIHTGERPHECLTCGKRFTASSNLYYHRMTHYKEKPHKCNECGHSFPTPGDLRAHGYSHNGNWPIRCSVCNRGFCKPGALHHHMQVHIGN, encoded by the exons atgaaaaattatatacgattaATAGGTGAAAAACCACATGGTTGTACTGTGTGTGGAAAAATGTTCAGTACAAGTAGCTCGTTGAATACACATGTCAGAATACATACTGGAGAACGGCCACACGAATGTCTCACTTGCGGGAAACGTTTCACGGCttcatcgaatttatattatcatcgaATGACTCATTATAAG gagAAACCTCATAAATGCAACGAATGCGGTCATTCTTTTCCAACCCCTGGTGATTTAAGGGCCCATGGGTATTCTCATAATGGTAACTGGCCTATTCGATGTTCGGTTTGTAATCGGGGATTTTGCAAACCTGGAGCTCTACATCATCATATGCAAGTGCACAtaggtaattaa
- the LOC725756 gene encoding beta-galactosidase: MWPVLLTLAVTTTLGEVVNVHVNNDTQWKLGFEVDYENDRFLLDGKPFRYVSGSFHYFRTPRQYWRDRLKKIRAAGLNAVSTYVEWSLHQPSENEWYWTGNADLVEFLNIAQEEDLFVLLRPGPYICAERDFGGLPYWLLTRVPDINLRTNDPRYMKYVEIYLNEVFKRVIPYLRGNGGPIIMVQVENEYGSYSCDKEYLHRLRDIMKRKIGTKALLYTTDGSNMNMLNCGSISDVYTTIDFGTNANVTKNFEIMRLYQPRGPLVNSEFYPGWLTHWQEPFQRVNVTIVAKTLNEMLSLGASVNIYMFYGGTNFGYTAGANGGENAYNPQLTSYDYDAPLTEAGDPTSKYFEIRNVVSKYLPLPNVSLPTVSPKGDYGSILLSPILKLFEPQGRQLFGTIIVQGSHPLTFEALGLSHWLVLYETNIIHSPKDPAILHAKVRDRALVYVDDHLVGTLSRTSNIYHLSIEEPYGQKLKLLIENQGRLNYGNGLRDFKGVTNVSLNNIPLGPWRMTGFLLDSVNPLINVNSNISVSGTLHDGPVILRGTFSISDQPMDTYLNTDGWGKGVAFVNGHNLGRYWPLVGPQITLYIPASFLRIGENEIVLVELEYVPSSEKIKLQKEPILDFGAQYSNNGDNSNDIRVLV; the protein is encoded by the exons ATGTGGCCAGTTTTGTTGACCTTGGCAGTGACGACTACTCTGGGAGAAGTGGTGAATGTTCATGTGAACAAT GATACACAATGGAAACTTGGATTCGAAGTCGATTATGAGAACGATCGTTTTCTATTGGATGGAAAACCTTTTCGATACGTTTCCGGTAGTTTTCACTATTTTCGAACTCCTAGACAATATTGGAgagatcgtttaaaaaaaattagagcaGCTGGATTAAATGCCGTTTCAAC TTACGTGGAATGGAGTCTTCATCAACCGAGTGAAAATGAATGGTATTGGACGGGTAATGCGGATTtagtagaatttttaaatattgctcAAGAAGAAGATTTGTTTGTTCTTTTAAGACCAGGTCCTTATATTTGCGCGGAGCGAGATTTT GGTGGTCTTCCTTACTGGTTATTGACACGAGTACCAGATATAAATTTACGTACAAACGATCCac GATACATGAAATAtgtggaaatatatttaaacgaagTATTTAAAAGAGTCATTCCCTATCTCAGAGGAAATGGAGGACCTATAATAATGGTTCag GTGGAAAATGAATACGGAAGTTACTCGTgcgataaagaatatttacatCGTTTGAGAGATATAATGAAACGGAAAATTGGTACAAAGGCGCTTTTATATACGACAGATGGATCAAATATGAATATGCTGAATTGTGGCTCTATATCAGATGTTTATACAACTATCGATTTTGGGACTAACGCGAACGtgacgaaaaatttcgaaataatgcgTCTGTATCAACCGCGA ggccCATTAGtaaattcagaattttatcCTGGATGGTTGACACATTGGCAAGAACCATTTCAAAGAGTAAATGTTACAATAGTTGCAAAAACTTTAAATGAAATGCTGTCTTTAGGTGCttctgttaatatttatatgttttacgGTGGAACGAATTTTGGTTACACAGCTG GGGCTAATGGTGGCGAAAATGCATATAATCCACAACTAACTTCCTATGATTATGACGCTCCGTTAACCGAAGCTGGTGATCcaacatcaaaatattttgagattcGGAATGTCGTATCTAAG tatttgcCACTGCCAAACGTGTCACTTCCAACAGTGTCTCCGAAAGGAGATTACGGTTCGATTCTATTGTCGCCAATCCTGAAACTATTCGAACCTCAAGGTCGACAATTATTCGGAACAATTATCGTCCAAGGATCACATCCACTAACGTTTGAAGCGTTGGGATTATCTCATTGGTTGGTATTGTACGAGACTAACATAATACATAGCCCTAAGGATCCTGCAATTCTGCACGCAAAAGTTCGAGATAGAGCATTAGTCTATGTAGATGATCACTTGGTTGGAACTTTAAGTCGTACCAGTAACATCTATCATTTAAGTATAGAGGAGCCTTATGGACAAAaactgaaattattaatcgaaaatcaaGGAAGATTAAATTATGGAAATGGACTTCGCGATTTTAAG GGAGTTACAAATGTATCTCTAAACAATATTCCCCTTGGACCTTGGAGAATGACTGGATTTTTGCTGGACAGCGTCAACCCGCTTATCAACGTCAATTCCAACATATCCGTAAGCGGAACTCTTCACGATGGTCCAGTCATACTTCGAGGAACTTTCTCGATCTCTGATCAACCGATGGACACGTATTTAAACACTGATGGTTGGGGCAAAGGAGTTGCTTTTGTGAATGGACATAATTTAGGTCGATACTGGCCATTGGTTGGCCCTCAAATAACTCTTTATATTCCTGCatcttttttaagaatagGCGAAAATGAGATAGTGTTAGTCGAATTGGAATACGTACCAAGCagcgagaaaattaaattgcaaaaggAACCGATACTCGACTTCGGTGctcaatattcaaataacgGAGATAATTCGAACGATATACGTGTTTTGGTTTGA